In a genomic window of Neisseria flavescens:
- a CDS encoding ABC transporter substrate-binding protein translates to MAGKTYPLLAASLAAVFALSACSRDVKPAPEFKRTDYERVVVSNGVEPGTLDPQMSGDMAAGAIIRQLMDGLVGTDAEGKTIPALAEKWESEGERIWTFHLRDAKWSNGDPITAEDFVYSFRRLADPATGAPFGSYLVDAQVENAEDILNGKAKPETLGVKALDAKTLQFTLIAPVPYFPDMLIQQFTFPVHRATVEKYGNKWTQPGHYVSSGAYLLTDWKVNSHINMERNPNYYDKDKVAIPKAVFLSGSGEYNRYRANEIDVTYGIPSDQVKVADIEFPGQVKRTTSLCSWYLEPNHEAAPFNDPRVRKALNMLTRRDIVVKVGGRGDTPAFQLTPPQMQGVIPVYPEWKEWTPEKRIETARKLLNEAGYNDDHPLEFDILYSTSEASKKQITAVQSVWKAAIPFIRPTLSNEEWKTYLDTRAQGNFKVSFSGWCSDFNDPAGMLNILKSNNSNNTFRYKSAAFDTFMNNTLKDGVSKEARSRLYADAEKQLQEDAALIPLYHQVEVRMVKPDIIGYSDKDPLRNYTVKSWSFAPKK, encoded by the coding sequence ATGGCCGGAAAAACCTATCCGCTGTTGGCTGCATCATTGGCTGCCGTATTCGCGTTGTCGGCGTGCAGCCGCGATGTCAAGCCTGCTCCTGAGTTTAAACGTACCGATTATGAGCGCGTGGTGGTCAGCAACGGCGTCGAGCCGGGTACGCTGGATCCTCAGATGAGCGGCGATATGGCGGCCGGTGCGATTATCCGTCAGTTGATGGATGGTTTGGTCGGTACGGATGCCGAAGGCAAAACCATTCCTGCTTTGGCGGAAAAATGGGAGAGCGAGGGCGAGCGTATTTGGACCTTCCATCTGCGTGATGCCAAATGGAGCAATGGCGATCCGATTACTGCCGAAGATTTCGTGTACAGCTTCCGCCGTCTTGCCGATCCGGCCACCGGCGCACCTTTCGGCAGCTATTTGGTCGATGCCCAAGTGGAAAATGCGGAAGATATATTAAACGGCAAAGCCAAGCCTGAGACATTGGGCGTCAAGGCGTTGGACGCGAAGACCCTGCAATTTACGCTGATTGCGCCCGTGCCTTATTTCCCCGATATGCTGATTCAGCAATTCACTTTTCCGGTTCACCGCGCCACTGTCGAAAAATATGGCAATAAGTGGACGCAGCCCGGTCATTATGTTTCCAGTGGTGCCTATCTGTTAACGGATTGGAAAGTCAACAGCCACATCAATATGGAACGCAATCCCAACTATTACGATAAAGACAAAGTGGCCATTCCGAAGGCGGTTTTCTTGTCAGGCAGCGGCGAGTACAACCGTTATCGCGCCAATGAAATTGATGTGACTTACGGTATTCCCAGCGATCAGGTCAAAGTGGCGGATATTGAGTTTCCGGGACAAGTGAAACGTACAACTTCTTTATGCAGCTGGTATTTGGAGCCGAACCACGAAGCGGCGCCGTTTAACGATCCGCGCGTCCGCAAGGCGCTCAATATGCTGACGCGCCGCGACATCGTTGTCAAAGTAGGCGGCCGTGGCGACACGCCTGCGTTCCAATTGACGCCGCCGCAAATGCAGGGTGTGATTCCTGTTTACCCGGAGTGGAAAGAGTGGACGCCTGAAAAACGCATCGAAACTGCGCGTAAACTCTTGAACGAAGCAGGCTACAACGATGACCATCCGCTTGAGTTTGATATTTTGTACAGCACCAGCGAAGCGTCTAAAAAACAAATTACTGCCGTGCAGTCGGTGTGGAAAGCCGCCATTCCGTTTATCCGTCCGACTTTGTCCAACGAGGAATGGAAAACTTATTTGGATACGCGTGCGCAAGGCAATTTCAAGGTTTCGTTCAGCGGCTGGTGTTCCGATTTCAACGATCCGGCGGGTATGCTCAATATCTTGAAATCCAACAACTCAAACAATACATTCCGCTACAAAAGCGCGGCGTTTGATACATTTATGAACAATACGCTGAAAGATGGTGTCAGCAAGGAAGCACGCAGCCGGCTTTATGCCGATGCGGAGAAGCAGCTTCAAGAAGACGCCGCACTGATTCCGCTGTATCATCAGGTTGAAGTGCGTATGGTCAAACCCGATATTATCGGCTATTCCGACAAAGATCCTTTGCGGAACTATACAGTCAAGAGCTGGTCGTTCGCACCGAAAAAATAG